A region from the Pontixanthobacter aestiaquae genome encodes:
- the yghU gene encoding glutathione-dependent disulfide-bond oxidoreductase, protein MTDTTYTPPEVWTHDAENGGKFANINRPTAGAREEKELPRGDNPHQLYSLATPNGVKANIIFEELLEAGHSDAEYDAWIINIGEGVQFTSGFVDINPNSKIPAMVDHSGDSPIRVFESGAILMHMAEKFGKFLPTDAAARAETLSWLFWQVGSAPFIGGGFGHFYAYAPEKYEYPINRYAMETKRLFDVANNRLKETRFLAGDDYTIADMAAAPWLAPFTTGEIYGEAKKFLSIDEYEAVNRWASEVMDRPAVKRAKMVNRTWGDEDTQVPNRHSSADFDGKAV, encoded by the coding sequence ATGACCGATACCACCTACACCCCTCCCGAAGTCTGGACGCATGATGCGGAGAACGGCGGAAAATTCGCCAACATCAATCGCCCAACGGCAGGCGCGCGCGAGGAAAAGGAGCTGCCGCGCGGCGATAATCCCCATCAGCTTTACTCGCTCGCCACGCCCAACGGCGTAAAGGCGAACATCATCTTTGAAGAGTTGCTTGAAGCGGGTCATTCAGACGCCGAATACGACGCTTGGATAATCAATATCGGCGAAGGCGTGCAATTCACCAGCGGATTCGTTGACATCAACCCCAATTCTAAAATCCCAGCGATGGTCGACCATTCTGGCGATTCGCCCATCCGCGTGTTCGAAAGCGGTGCGATCTTGATGCATATGGCGGAGAAGTTCGGCAAATTCCTGCCTACTGACGCCGCAGCGCGCGCCGAAACGCTTAGCTGGCTGTTCTGGCAAGTGGGCAGCGCTCCGTTCATTGGCGGCGGCTTCGGCCATTTCTATGCCTATGCGCCGGAGAAATACGAGTATCCGATCAATCGCTATGCGATGGAAACCAAGAGGCTGTTCGATGTCGCAAATAACCGGCTGAAAGAAACACGGTTCCTAGCGGGTGATGACTACACCATCGCCGATATGGCCGCCGCGCCTTGGCTGGCTCCTTTCACCACGGGTGAGATATATGGCGAGGCGAAAAAGTTCCTCTCTATCGATGAATATGAGGCCGTAAATCGCTGGGCGAGCGAAGTGATGGATCGCCCAGCGGTGAAACGCGCCAAGATGGTCAATCGGACATGGGGCGACGAGGATACTCAGGTTCCCAACCGCCATTCATCCGCCGATTTCGATGGTAAAGCGGTCTAA
- a CDS encoding DUF1499 domain-containing protein: MNILKKTPRLALLLAIFLLVWFAVAMFGAKLGMIDKLFAFGTMTIQWGMIGAGVVAVLAIIGLVVALISKPKGNWMAALLALLVPLGFAGGLMGLQSTAGSVPFIYDITTNTADAPQFSDAMVEARADSGENVNELLDFNVPLGNYDKWAENADLKGVTAASLIADGYPDLETLTIDRAPADAIIAIKDAMDMRGFQNVTVDEDAGIVEGTAVVFWYGFEDDVVARVRATETGSSIDFRSTSRLGTSDLGVNAERITDLSKAVEDRLDKDFPKMEPVVVETPESSDGEPDGSAGAPLQENQPEDGTQSE, from the coding sequence ATGAACATTCTTAAGAAAACGCCACGCCTTGCGCTGCTCCTCGCCATTTTTCTTCTCGTCTGGTTCGCTGTCGCCATGTTTGGTGCGAAGCTCGGCATGATCGACAAGCTCTTCGCTTTTGGAACGATGACGATCCAGTGGGGTATGATCGGGGCAGGGGTGGTTGCCGTGTTGGCGATCATCGGCCTTGTCGTCGCGCTCATAAGCAAGCCCAAGGGCAATTGGATGGCAGCATTGCTGGCACTACTCGTGCCGCTTGGCTTTGCAGGCGGTTTAATGGGGCTGCAATCAACGGCTGGCTCTGTGCCATTTATCTATGACATCACCACAAACACCGCTGATGCGCCGCAATTTTCTGATGCAATGGTCGAGGCGCGTGCTGATAGCGGAGAGAACGTGAATGAATTGCTCGATTTCAACGTACCACTTGGCAATTACGACAAATGGGCAGAGAACGCTGATTTGAAAGGCGTGACGGCAGCGAGTTTGATCGCCGACGGCTATCCCGATCTGGAAACTCTCACAATCGACCGCGCACCTGCCGACGCAATCATCGCGATCAAAGATGCAATGGACATGCGCGGGTTTCAGAATGTCACTGTCGATGAAGATGCAGGCATCGTCGAAGGCACTGCGGTTGTGTTCTGGTACGGTTTTGAGGACGATGTCGTTGCCCGGGTCCGGGCAACCGAAACGGGGTCGAGCATTGACTTCCGCTCGACTTCACGGCTCGGAACCAGCGATCTGGGTGTCAATGCAGAGCGGATTACCGATCTGAGCAAAGCGGTTGAAGACCGGCTCGACAAAGACTTCCCGAAGATGGAGCCGGTCGTTGTCGAGACTCCAGAATCCAGCGATGGCGAACCCGATGGAAGCGCGGGTGCGCCTCTCCAGGAGAACCAGCCCGAAGATGGTACGCAAAGCGAATAA
- a CDS encoding retropepsin-like aspartic protease family protein, which translates to MDSPGVLADIWSSAAAVLSEVPRSGLLMATLAALIAGWIGAIMVRRDLPLGGLVRVTSTLALTGIVVAIVLQMVRFDPRIDLALPTMGLPEQVVEGGETRIPLAPDGHYWLVAQVNGEPVRFMVDTGATLTAVSSKVADRVGMKPRAGGLPVQLSTANGTASAYVATMDELRFGNVAARGLDVIIAPNLGDTSVIGMNLLSRLKGWRVEDGVMILTPNNPQPPLEILAE; encoded by the coding sequence ATGGATAGTCCAGGTGTCCTCGCTGATATATGGAGTTCCGCCGCGGCGGTACTTAGCGAAGTGCCACGTTCCGGATTGTTAATGGCGACATTGGCGGCATTGATTGCCGGCTGGATAGGTGCGATTATGGTGCGCCGCGATCTGCCGCTGGGCGGTTTGGTACGCGTCACCAGTACATTAGCGCTCACCGGAATTGTCGTGGCCATCGTTTTGCAAATGGTCCGGTTCGATCCGCGCATCGACTTGGCTCTTCCGACTATGGGCTTACCTGAACAGGTGGTCGAGGGCGGCGAAACGCGTATCCCGCTGGCACCCGACGGGCATTATTGGCTTGTCGCGCAGGTCAATGGCGAGCCGGTCAGATTTATGGTTGATACCGGCGCGACACTGACTGCAGTATCATCGAAAGTGGCGGACCGCGTCGGGATGAAGCCACGGGCGGGCGGATTACCCGTACAACTTAGCACAGCCAACGGCACTGCCTCTGCCTATGTCGCGACTATGGATGAGCTGCGCTTCGGCAATGTTGCGGCGCGCGGACTCGATGTGATCATTGCGCCCAACCTGGGGGACACCAGCGTCATCGGAATGAATCTTCTGTCCCGCCTTAAAGGTTGGCGAGTTGAAGATGGCGTGATGATCCTGACGCCCAACAATCCCCAACCTCCGTTGGAAATTCTGGCCGAATAA
- a CDS encoding NAD(P)/FAD-dependent oxidoreductase — translation MKVAIIGAGMAGLACATELAKHGIAAVIYDKGRGAGGRMATRRAKIDGVTLHFDHGAQYFTARDAGFKAVVKEWEQQGLVAPWPAAGAEAYVGTPAMNAPLKHMAAALDVCWGERALRLTQQGDHWHLEFEGSTESYSHLLLALPAEQAGELLAEVAPTFAEQAAASTSDPCWAVMASFAAPLPIEQDTLRDRKAQISWAARNNAKPGRGVEECWVIHASADHSREILELGKDVVADRLLSAFFRQAGIKPVAPTYLTAHRWRYAQSQAAEGDAALWNADISLGVAGDWLSQPRVEGAWLSGHGVAQRFLNAL, via the coding sequence GTGAAAGTCGCAATCATTGGTGCTGGCATGGCAGGGTTGGCTTGTGCAACCGAGCTAGCCAAGCACGGCATTGCTGCGGTTATTTATGACAAGGGTCGCGGCGCAGGGGGACGGATGGCCACGCGCCGCGCTAAGATCGACGGTGTTACTTTGCACTTCGATCATGGCGCGCAATACTTCACTGCACGCGATGCAGGTTTCAAAGCCGTTGTAAAAGAGTGGGAGCAACAAGGCCTCGTCGCGCCGTGGCCTGCAGCAGGCGCGGAAGCCTATGTTGGCACGCCAGCAATGAATGCTCCGCTCAAGCATATGGCAGCCGCGCTTGACGTTTGCTGGGGCGAACGCGCTCTTCGTCTCACTCAACAAGGTGATCATTGGCACTTAGAGTTCGAGGGTTCGACTGAGTCCTATTCGCACCTGCTACTGGCATTGCCTGCCGAACAGGCTGGGGAACTGCTTGCAGAGGTTGCGCCGACTTTCGCAGAACAAGCCGCAGCGTCGACGTCCGATCCGTGCTGGGCAGTGATGGCGAGTTTTGCAGCGCCGCTGCCAATCGAGCAAGATACTTTGCGCGATCGCAAGGCTCAGATTTCATGGGCTGCACGTAATAATGCAAAGCCAGGGCGCGGGGTTGAAGAGTGCTGGGTGATCCACGCATCGGCCGATCATTCGCGCGAAATTCTGGAGCTGGGTAAAGATGTGGTCGCGGACCGATTGCTATCAGCGTTCTTCAGGCAAGCAGGTATAAAACCCGTCGCACCAACCTATTTGACCGCTCACCGTTGGCGCTATGCTCAGTCGCAAGCTGCCGAAGGTGATGCAGCGCTATGGAATGCAGATATTTCGCTCGGCGTGGCAGGCGATTGGCTCTCTCAACCGCGTGTCGAGGGCGCTTGGCTGTCAGGGCACGGCGTGGCGCAACGCTTTCTAAATGCGCTATAA
- the egtD gene encoding L-histidine N(alpha)-methyltransferase — translation MDGNSGLELVDRDEEGVDRAFRADVLTGLSEAQKAIPARWLYDDAGSQLFEDITELPEYYPTRAETEILTARGADFALSIGSDRAVVEFGSGSSVKTPLLLRAINPAAYVPLDISGDFLRAAAADLSTKFPGLPVYPVEADFMRKVALPQAVADMPKLGFFPGSTIGNMVARTAVDLLRTMRETLGAGSQLLIGMDLIKDTGVLEAAYDDEAGVTAEFNLNVARRINRELRGTIPVDDLRHRARWNDNFARIEMHLEAQRDLEFNVAGRAFAMAKGETIHTENSHKFDRRSSAILLLAGGWTPVQRWTDEEGRFSLILADASVPSNAP, via the coding sequence ATGGACGGTAATTCGGGCTTGGAATTGGTGGACCGCGATGAAGAAGGCGTTGACCGGGCGTTTCGCGCGGATGTGTTGACCGGGCTGTCGGAGGCACAAAAGGCGATTCCGGCGCGTTGGCTGTATGACGATGCCGGATCGCAATTGTTCGAAGATATCACCGAACTGCCCGAATATTATCCGACGCGTGCAGAAACCGAGATACTTACCGCTCGCGGTGCTGACTTCGCTCTGAGCATCGGGTCTGATCGCGCAGTGGTCGAATTTGGTTCGGGCAGTTCAGTAAAAACGCCGTTGCTTTTGCGTGCGATCAATCCTGCAGCTTATGTCCCGCTCGATATTTCCGGTGACTTCCTGCGCGCAGCGGCGGCCGATCTCTCGACGAAGTTTCCAGGCCTGCCAGTCTATCCAGTGGAGGCCGATTTTATGCGCAAGGTCGCTCTGCCGCAGGCTGTCGCCGATATGCCGAAATTGGGTTTCTTCCCGGGTTCGACCATCGGAAACATGGTCGCGCGCACTGCCGTCGATTTGCTCCGTACGATGCGGGAGACGTTGGGCGCAGGGTCGCAATTGCTGATCGGAATGGATTTGATCAAAGATACCGGCGTCCTTGAAGCGGCGTATGACGATGAAGCGGGTGTCACGGCAGAATTCAATCTTAACGTGGCGCGCCGGATTAATCGCGAATTGCGCGGTACTATACCGGTCGACGATCTTCGTCATAGGGCGCGTTGGAACGATAATTTTGCCCGGATCGAGATGCATTTGGAAGCGCAGCGCGACTTAGAGTTCAACGTTGCGGGTCGCGCCTTCGCGATGGCGAAGGGCGAGACGATCCACACAGAGAACAGCCACAAATTCGACCGACGGAGTTCGGCGATACTGCTGCTCGCTGGCGGGTGGACTCCCGTTCAGCGCTGGACTGATGAAGAGGGTCGGTTCTCTTTGATACTTGCCGATGCGTCGGTGCCGAGCAATGCTCCGTGA
- the egtB gene encoding ergothioneine biosynthesis protein EgtB, translating to MPNANAATSAAPLDSLADRYRATRTLTSGLLDQLSEADATLQSMEDASPAKWHLGHTNWFFETFLLRDHKPGYELYDERWPFVFNSYYEAEGVRIARFSRGMLSRPTVEQIGEWREVIDEAMSSMLDDPRFAPLIELGIAHEQQHQELLLTDIKHALFRNPLAPAMYENAPSRVAPPQARDWHQHPGGIALIGHDGANMDGDFAYDNEGPQHQVLLTPFALAPNLVTNAEWQQFVDDGGYANPLLWLSDGWAWVNREKIAAPLYWYEDEQFTHTGWTKRDPNAPVTHISYFEADAFATWAGQRLPTEFEWEAAAQSSDPASGNQLDGAHAPLPLGGSGLFGDCWQFTRSAYGPYPRFSCANGAIGEYNGKFMSGQFVLRGASCATPRGHSRSTYRNFFYPHQRWQFTGLRLAKDI from the coding sequence GTGCCGAATGCTAACGCGGCCACTTCCGCCGCACCGTTAGACAGTCTAGCTGACCGTTATCGCGCTACCCGTACGCTGACTTCCGGGTTGCTTGACCAGCTTTCGGAGGCGGACGCAACGCTGCAATCTATGGAAGATGCTTCGCCCGCAAAATGGCATTTGGGGCATACCAACTGGTTTTTCGAAACATTTCTGCTGCGTGACCACAAGCCCGGCTACGAACTGTATGACGAGCGTTGGCCGTTCGTATTCAATTCCTATTACGAAGCCGAAGGAGTGCGTATTGCCCGTTTTTCTCGCGGGATGTTGTCGCGGCCGACCGTTGAGCAAATTGGTGAGTGGCGCGAGGTAATTGATGAGGCGATGTCGTCTATGCTTGACGATCCCAGGTTTGCTCCACTGATCGAATTAGGCATCGCGCATGAACAACAGCATCAGGAATTGCTGTTAACCGACATCAAACACGCATTGTTCCGAAATCCGCTTGCTCCGGCGATGTATGAAAATGCACCTTCCAGAGTCGCGCCGCCGCAAGCGAGGGATTGGCATCAACACCCTGGCGGTATTGCTCTGATCGGACATGATGGTGCCAATATGGATGGTGATTTTGCGTATGATAATGAGGGGCCGCAGCATCAAGTGCTTCTTACACCCTTTGCTCTCGCACCGAACCTTGTGACAAATGCGGAGTGGCAGCAGTTTGTCGACGATGGCGGTTACGCCAATCCCTTGCTCTGGCTTTCCGATGGCTGGGCATGGGTGAACCGGGAAAAGATCGCAGCGCCGCTTTACTGGTATGAGGATGAGCAGTTCACCCACACGGGATGGACCAAGCGCGACCCCAATGCACCCGTAACGCATATATCCTATTTCGAGGCAGATGCATTCGCGACATGGGCGGGACAGCGCCTGCCTACAGAATTTGAGTGGGAGGCGGCAGCTCAATCATCCGATCCCGCGTCAGGCAATCAGCTCGATGGTGCCCATGCTCCCCTGCCGCTTGGCGGTTCGGGCTTGTTCGGGGATTGTTGGCAATTCACCCGTTCCGCTTATGGGCCCTATCCGCGTTTTTCATGCGCAAACGGCGCAATCGGCGAATATAATGGCAAGTTTATGAGTGGGCAGTTCGTTCTGCGCGGGGCGAGTTGCGCCACACCGCGCGGGCACTCGCGCAGCACGTACCGCAATTTCTTCTACCCACATCAGCGGTGGCAATTTACCGGGCTGCGGCTCGCCAAGGATATTTAA
- a CDS encoding class II 3-deoxy-7-phosphoheptulonate synthase, with translation MTQNWTPDSWKAHEARHLPRYEDAAALADAEQTLSNYPPLVFAGEARNLKADLADVAQGKAFLLQGGDCAESFAEFHPNNIRDTFRVLLQMAVVLTYAGKVPVVKVGRMAGQFAKPRSSDTETKDGVTLPSYFGDNVNGIEFDPARRRNDPERMVRAYSQAAATLNLLRAFASGGYANLRQVHKWTLDFMDRSPWADKFALTADRIGEALDFMEACGVDPDTVPQLQRTSFYTSHEALLLPYEQSLTRQDSLTGDWYDTSAHMVWIGDRTRFEGSAHIEFARGISNPLGMKCGPSMEPDVLLKLLDTLNPSREAGRITLISRFGHDKVEAGLPKLVRAVTAEGHPVVWSCDPMHGNVIKSDSGYKTRPFDRILSEVKGFFAVHRAEGTHAGGIHIEMTGQDVTECVGGAVGIADERLGDRYHTHCDPRLNAAQSLELAFLLAEMMTMEAGHSQADAA, from the coding sequence GTGACACAGAACTGGACTCCCGATAGCTGGAAAGCGCACGAAGCACGGCATTTGCCGCGCTACGAAGACGCAGCTGCGCTTGCGGATGCGGAGCAGACTCTGTCGAACTATCCGCCTCTGGTCTTTGCTGGTGAGGCGCGCAATTTGAAAGCTGATCTGGCCGATGTGGCCCAGGGCAAGGCGTTTCTGCTGCAAGGCGGCGATTGCGCCGAGAGCTTTGCAGAATTCCATCCGAACAATATCCGCGACACGTTCCGTGTATTGCTGCAGATGGCAGTTGTACTGACTTATGCCGGCAAAGTGCCAGTGGTTAAAGTTGGCCGGATGGCGGGCCAGTTCGCCAAGCCGCGCAGCAGCGATACCGAGACCAAAGACGGCGTGACGCTGCCGAGCTATTTCGGCGATAATGTGAACGGGATCGAGTTCGATCCCGCGCGCCGCAGGAATGACCCCGAGCGCATGGTGCGCGCTTACTCGCAGGCGGCGGCAACGCTCAACCTGCTGCGTGCTTTTGCCAGCGGTGGTTACGCCAATCTGCGCCAGGTCCACAAATGGACTCTCGATTTCATGGACCGCAGCCCGTGGGCGGACAAGTTCGCTCTGACGGCCGACCGGATCGGCGAAGCGCTCGATTTTATGGAAGCCTGCGGAGTTGATCCCGACACCGTACCGCAGTTGCAGCGGACCAGTTTCTACACCAGCCACGAGGCCTTATTGCTTCCATACGAGCAAAGCCTGACGCGCCAGGATTCCTTGACCGGCGATTGGTACGACACCAGCGCGCATATGGTCTGGATTGGTGACCGGACGCGCTTTGAAGGCAGTGCCCATATCGAATTCGCACGCGGGATCAGCAATCCACTGGGTATGAAATGCGGTCCATCGATGGAGCCGGATGTTCTCTTGAAGTTGCTCGACACGCTAAACCCGTCACGCGAAGCGGGGCGCATTACGCTGATCAGCCGCTTTGGCCACGATAAAGTCGAGGCAGGTCTGCCGAAGCTGGTTCGCGCGGTTACGGCAGAGGGGCACCCCGTTGTGTGGTCTTGTGATCCGATGCACGGCAATGTCATCAAATCGGATAGTGGCTACAAAACCCGTCCGTTCGATCGGATTCTGAGCGAGGTGAAGGGTTTCTTCGCCGTTCACCGCGCTGAGGGAACCCATGCTGGCGGTATCCATATAGAGATGACCGGACAGGACGTGACCGAGTGTGTCGGAGGCGCTGTAGGCATTGCCGATGAACGGCTTGGCGACCGGTATCACACCCATTGCGATCCGCGTCTCAATGCCGCGCAATCGCTCGAGCTGGCTTTCCTGCTGGCCGAGATGATGACAATGGAAGCGGGGCATTCCCAAGCGGACGCCGCCTGA
- a CDS encoding M16 family metallopeptidase yields the protein MITFTRTMRHTALLLPLALLAPQATAQDGMVTSAPQALQTGDETPWIYIDSDVPRDREWLWGAMDNGLRYATRANGVPPNQISIRVRIDAGSLHEKDSERGFAHLLEHLTFRESKYLGQAEAIPTWQRLGATFGSDTNAETSPTHTVYKLDLPNATPAKVEESFKLISGMIREPVLSAENLAAEIPIVLAEKRERGGPAVRVGDKSRETYFAGQLLGVRSPIGTEETLKAATAEAMQAFHDRWYRPENTVISVAGDFDPMQFAGLIEQYFGDWQGKGPLTPAPDFGDPVAPPGADPDNPIGEVAVMVEPDLQRTFSYIYLRPWRQVKDTVAYNEGRLADSLAIAIIQRRLEARARAGGSFLYAGISEDKVSRSANLTSISFTPLTADWRKALAEVRGIVADAKMTPPTQEEIDREAAEYDSIFVSLVEQRAVMAGSALADEVVSAVDIREAVAAPETFLEVFRSMKDKVTPQEILERTRNLLKGDVIRAAYVTPAIGEATEADITAALQEEVVPASDVRLAAKSISFDELPPVGEPGTILSQRPLGILGIERVEFANGTRALLWSNKAEPGRVAVRMRFGAGLRAFDSDQSAYIGLGESALVGSGQGELGQEELDRITTGRVMGFNVEITDSEFVFAAQTRDADLDDQLYLFANKLSDPRWDPNPVLRSKAAQTLSYAGYATSPGAVLQRDLDYFVTDQDGRYKTADTDDLAAATPDGFREVWAPLLEQGEIEVVIFGDFDQARTIETLRKTLGALPPRKPIPVKALASVPSFPNVDSETIVRKHRGDANQAAAVVAWPTGGGVAGLPESRQLEILVSLFNNRLVDAMRERAGASYSPTVFSNWPVDLSTGGRITALAQLEPEDVPVFFAAADSIARDLAANPPSADELERATEPLKQQITRASTGNLFWLYQVQGSSANPSRLYSLRTLRSDYSETTPERMQALAQRYLASRPGWRMAIIPEGQELATTVRDISPAPVARVPAQTTGR from the coding sequence ATGATCACTTTCACGCGTACCATGCGGCACACCGCGCTTCTTCTCCCACTGGCTCTCTTGGCTCCGCAAGCGACAGCGCAAGACGGAATGGTTACGTCAGCTCCGCAGGCGCTGCAGACCGGTGACGAGACTCCATGGATATACATCGATAGCGATGTTCCGCGTGATAGAGAGTGGCTGTGGGGAGCGATGGATAACGGTCTGCGCTATGCCACGCGCGCGAATGGCGTTCCGCCCAACCAGATATCGATCCGTGTCCGGATCGATGCAGGATCGCTGCATGAAAAAGATAGCGAGCGCGGCTTTGCGCATTTGCTCGAACATTTGACTTTCCGTGAGAGCAAATATCTAGGGCAAGCTGAGGCTATTCCAACATGGCAGCGCCTTGGCGCAACATTCGGTAGCGATACCAATGCCGAAACCAGCCCGACCCATACCGTCTACAAACTCGATTTACCCAATGCGACACCGGCGAAGGTCGAGGAGAGCTTCAAACTGATTTCGGGCATGATCCGTGAGCCGGTTCTCTCGGCGGAAAACTTGGCGGCAGAGATCCCGATTGTGCTGGCTGAGAAGCGCGAACGCGGCGGTCCGGCAGTGCGCGTCGGCGACAAGAGCCGTGAAACTTATTTCGCCGGGCAGTTGCTGGGTGTGCGGTCTCCAATTGGGACCGAAGAAACGCTTAAAGCTGCCACGGCAGAAGCGATGCAGGCGTTCCATGATCGCTGGTATCGCCCTGAGAATACCGTGATATCGGTGGCGGGCGACTTCGATCCGATGCAATTTGCAGGTTTGATCGAACAATATTTCGGCGATTGGCAGGGCAAAGGTCCGCTGACGCCGGCACCCGATTTTGGCGATCCGGTTGCGCCCCCTGGCGCTGATCCAGATAATCCGATTGGCGAAGTGGCCGTTATGGTCGAACCCGACCTGCAGCGCACATTCTCTTATATATATTTGCGCCCCTGGCGGCAGGTTAAGGATACAGTCGCGTATAATGAAGGGCGGCTGGCTGACTCGCTGGCTATCGCGATTATCCAACGGCGGCTGGAGGCTCGCGCGCGGGCTGGAGGGTCTTTTCTTTATGCTGGCATTTCCGAGGACAAGGTTAGTCGTTCGGCAAATTTAACATCGATTTCGTTTACGCCGCTGACCGCCGATTGGCGCAAGGCGCTCGCTGAAGTGCGCGGCATTGTTGCTGATGCAAAAATGACTCCGCCAACGCAGGAAGAGATCGACCGCGAAGCAGCGGAATATGATTCGATCTTTGTCAGCCTGGTTGAACAACGCGCTGTTATGGCGGGCTCTGCATTGGCAGACGAGGTCGTCAGCGCTGTCGATATTCGTGAAGCTGTCGCCGCGCCCGAGACGTTCCTCGAAGTGTTTCGCAGCATGAAGGACAAGGTCACGCCGCAGGAAATTCTCGAACGCACCCGAAACCTGCTTAAGGGTGATGTTATCCGCGCCGCCTATGTTACGCCGGCAATCGGCGAAGCGACCGAGGCAGACATTACAGCTGCATTGCAGGAAGAGGTGGTTCCGGCCAGCGATGTACGTCTTGCGGCGAAGTCGATTTCCTTTGACGAGTTACCACCAGTGGGTGAGCCCGGAACCATCCTGTCGCAGCGCCCGCTCGGCATACTTGGCATTGAGCGCGTCGAGTTCGCCAATGGCACGCGGGCACTGTTGTGGTCGAACAAAGCTGAACCAGGCCGCGTGGCTGTTCGGATGCGGTTTGGCGCAGGTCTGCGCGCGTTTGATAGCGATCAATCCGCTTATATCGGCCTTGGAGAAAGCGCTTTGGTCGGTTCCGGCCAAGGTGAATTGGGCCAAGAAGAACTCGACCGGATCACAACCGGCCGTGTGATGGGCTTCAATGTCGAGATTACCGATTCCGAATTCGTATTTGCGGCGCAGACGAGGGACGCAGATCTTGATGACCAGCTCTATCTGTTCGCCAACAAGCTGTCCGATCCGCGCTGGGACCCCAATCCGGTCCTGCGCTCGAAGGCGGCACAAACACTGTCCTATGCCGGATATGCAACAAGTCCTGGCGCAGTGCTGCAACGCGATCTCGACTATTTTGTGACCGATCAGGATGGCCGTTACAAAACAGCCGACACCGATGATTTGGCAGCTGCCACGCCAGACGGTTTCCGTGAAGTCTGGGCTCCGCTACTGGAGCAAGGCGAAATCGAAGTGGTGATTTTCGGTGATTTCGATCAGGCGCGAACGATTGAAACTCTGCGCAAAACGCTCGGGGCATTGCCGCCGCGTAAACCGATCCCCGTCAAAGCGCTGGCCAGCGTTCCGTCATTCCCTAATGTCGATAGCGAAACGATTGTGCGAAAACACCGCGGCGATGCCAATCAGGCAGCCGCTGTCGTGGCTTGGCCAACCGGTGGCGGTGTTGCCGGACTGCCCGAGTCCCGTCAGCTCGAAATCCTCGTGAGCCTGTTCAATAACCGGTTGGTTGATGCAATGCGTGAGCGCGCTGGTGCAAGTTATTCGCCGACGGTATTCTCTAATTGGCCAGTAGATCTTTCTACCGGAGGACGCATTACGGCCTTGGCACAGCTGGAGCCGGAAGACGTGCCGGTATTCTTCGCTGCGGCAGATAGTATCGCGCGAGATCTTGCCGCTAATCCTCCCAGTGCAGATGAACTGGAAAGAGCGACCGAGCCGCTCAAACAGCAGATTACCCGGGCATCAACCGGCAATCTGTTCTGGCTGTATCAAGTCCAGGGATCGAGCGCGAACCCGAGCAGGCTCTATTCGCTGCGGACATTACGGTCAGACTATAGCGAAACCACGCCGGAGCGGATGCAGGCATTGGCTCAGCGCTATCTCGCGTCTCGTCCAGGGTGGCGCATGGCGATCATTCCGGAAGGGCAGGAGCTTGCGACGACCGTGCGTGATATTTCGCCCGCACCGGTCGCGCGGGTGCCTGCGCAAACCACTGGTCGCTAA
- a CDS encoding NifU family protein: protein MFIETETTPNPASLKFLPGQQVMPSGTREFASPEAAEISPLAQAIFDTGEVVLVFFGGDFISVTAAPGADWSALKPQVVSILLDHFVSEAPLFVGGDASGISVPADDADMVVEDDPEDAEIVAQINELLETRVRPAVAGDGGDIAYRGFKDGVVYLTLQGACSGCPSSTATLKHGIEGLLKHYVPEVVEVRAA, encoded by the coding sequence ATGTTTATAGAGACCGAAACAACCCCAAACCCCGCTAGCCTCAAATTCCTGCCTGGCCAGCAAGTCATGCCCAGCGGCACGCGCGAATTCGCCTCGCCCGAAGCCGCCGAAATATCGCCTTTGGCGCAGGCGATCTTCGATACAGGCGAAGTGGTGTTGGTATTCTTTGGCGGCGATTTCATCTCCGTTACCGCTGCTCCTGGGGCGGATTGGTCAGCGTTGAAACCGCAAGTCGTTTCGATTCTGCTCGATCACTTTGTTTCGGAAGCACCGCTATTCGTCGGTGGTGATGCCAGCGGTATCTCGGTACCCGCAGATGATGCAGACATGGTGGTCGAAGACGATCCCGAGGACGCCGAAATTGTCGCGCAGATCAACGAATTGCTCGAAACCCGCGTTCGCCCAGCAGTAGCTGGCGACGGCGGCGATATCGCCTATCGCGGCTTCAAAGACGGAGTCGTCTATCTAACATTGCAAGGCGCGTGCTCGGGCTGCCCCTCTTCAACTGCAACTTTGAAGCATGGAATTGAAGGTTTGCTGAAACATTATGTCCCTGAAGTCGTTGAGGTTCGTGCAGCCTGA